From Desmospora profundinema, a single genomic window includes:
- a CDS encoding ABC transporter permease → MSKFTIARLRKDGTVWLLILYLLLSVIVVSASFYQIKQQELQRHTRGLYDPNPLSFTINDHDQSIDWRHLNTAKSFTTFNELGKMQGKGKDYDLRGIYFHKSTYIPPIISGRFFQENDFYRDKKLAVIGKSVDKSEAKDGQNGYVQQNGKEYYVLQGIKYQIIGTMGTSYASKINDTILFNLDAIEQGKPVESNAYVMNIGSNPISNGLLQFRDSEVSVNVIDRGDLGVQRFLSMDVYQLVIFLLLLLILVSLTLLFTQYWLGKKSTEIRILWQLGIPIGRAYQRYAITLVLIASGCYLLVGLLSYWWLPRYLQNPQAGMMHTLHLIVGYGLILLSAGISMWLSFRKSIRQRLKKG, encoded by the coding sequence ATGAGTAAGTTTACAATAGCACGCTTACGAAAAGATGGAACGGTTTGGCTTTTGATACTGTACCTGTTACTCAGTGTGATTGTGGTTTCCGCTAGTTTTTATCAAATCAAGCAGCAAGAATTACAGAGACATACCAGAGGTTTGTATGATCCGAATCCGTTATCGTTTACGATTAACGATCATGATCAGTCTATCGACTGGAGGCATCTGAATACAGCTAAGTCTTTTACCACCTTTAACGAACTTGGAAAGATGCAAGGTAAAGGGAAAGACTACGATTTGAGAGGAATATACTTTCATAAATCTACTTACATCCCCCCTATAATTTCAGGAAGGTTTTTTCAAGAGAACGACTTTTATCGAGACAAAAAACTAGCTGTAATTGGTAAAAGCGTGGACAAATCAGAAGCAAAGGATGGACAGAATGGATATGTTCAACAGAATGGAAAGGAATATTATGTCTTACAAGGTATCAAATATCAAATCATCGGAACGATGGGCACCTCGTATGCATCCAAAATCAATGACACGATTCTATTCAATTTAGATGCTATCGAACAAGGAAAGCCTGTAGAATCCAACGCTTATGTGATGAATATAGGAAGTAACCCCATCAGCAATGGCTTGTTGCAGTTCAGAGATAGCGAGGTATCGGTGAATGTCATTGATCGAGGGGATCTTGGTGTTCAGCGATTTTTAAGTATGGATGTATATCAATTGGTGATTTTCTTGCTTCTACTTTTGATACTAGTCAGTTTGACCCTGCTGTTCACCCAGTATTGGCTGGGGAAGAAAAGCACGGAAATCCGTATCCTATGGCAGCTGGGGATTCCTATTGGGCGAGCTTATCAACGCTATGCGATTACGCTTGTTCTGATTGCATCAGGATGCTATCTCTTGGTTGGTCTATTGAGCTATTGGTGGCTTCCACGATATCTCCAGAACCCACAAGCCGGGATGATGCACACCCTCCATCTGATTGTCGGCTACGGGCTCATCCTGTTGTCTGCTGGAATCTCCATGTGGTTGTCATTCAGGAAGTCGATCAGACAGAGACTGAAGAAAGGGTGA